In one window of Helianthus annuus cultivar XRQ/B chromosome 17, HanXRQr2.0-SUNRISE, whole genome shotgun sequence DNA:
- the LOC110924835 gene encoding uncharacterized protein LOC110924835, whose translation MPPRRSVNNRHNENNDIPIETLIANAVNSATAGLVPNLLQQLQQNNNNGPPGGNNNNDPQGGNANPPVAIHDWLDRFQKLKPKSFSTAATPVEAENWIAHMEKNFEVLGVNDEFKVRLASYKLEDDAHRWWKTLKNARGGDNYAATLPWNEFRTLLYQQYFTDAGRSEYLREYSSIIQGDDEPIMEFKTRFCRLVNFLGPTAGTLEQQTNTFKWAICDRDRKFILNLRFADINEIVDVVKNLDNDKKHRQRALDDNRKRPREDNHSNSSFQGGNDQSRDRRHRSDRSYDNQIQQDKRNLPQYRDPPCATCGKPHSGVCRRAERLCFNCGDAGHLVKECPKFNPRANTMGNARPAANDAANTPGTISGYYILVNVICMV comes from the coding sequence ATGCCTCCTAGAAGAAGTGTGAACAACCGACATAACGAGAATAACGACATCCCTATTGAGACCCTCATTGCTAACGCTGTTAATTCGGCTACTGCGGGTTTGGTTCCTAACTTGTTGCAACAGCTTCAGCAAAATAACAACAACGGGCCACCAGGAGGTAATAACAACAACGACCCTCAAGGCGGAAATGCTAACCCTCCTGTTGCCATTCATGATTGGCTTGATCGCTTCCAAAAGTTAAAGCCAAAATCGTTTAGTACCGCTGCTACTCCCGTCGAGGCGGAAAACTGGATTGCTCATATGGAGAAAAATTTTGAAGTGTTGGGTGTGAATGACGAATTCAAAGTCAGGCTTGCTAGTTACAAATTGGAGGACGATGCTCATAGATGGTGGAAGACTTTGAAGAATGCTCGTGGAGGAGATAATTATGCAGCCACACTTCCCTGGAATGAGTTTCGCACATTGCTCTATCAGCAGTATTTCACTGATGCTGGCCGCAGTGAATATCTAAGAGAGTATTCCTCTATTATACAGGGGGACGATGAGCCTATTATGGAGTTTAAAACTCGTTTCTGTCGGTTGGTCAACTTTTTAGGTCCGACTGCAGGTACGTTAGAGCAACAAACCAACACTTTCAAGTGGGCTATATGTGACCGTGATAGGAAGTTTATTCTGAATCTTCGTTTCGCTGATATTAATGAGATTGTTGATGTGGTCAAAAACTTGGATAATGATAAGAAGCATCGCCAGAGGGCGTTAGATGATAATCGTAAGCGACCAAGGGAAGATAACCATAGTAATTCTTCATTTCAAGGTGGCAATGATCAGTCTCGAGACCGTAGGCACCGTTCAGATAGGAGTTATGACAATCAGATACAACAAGACAAACGAAACCTGCCACAATACCGTGACCCTCCTTGTGCCACTTGCGGGAAACCTCATAGTGGTGTCTGTCGTCGGGCCGAACGTctatgtttcaattgtggagatgcAGGCCACCTGGTTAAAGAGTGCCCTAAGTTTAACCCTAGAGCTAATACTATGGGAAATGCCAGACCCGCTGCTAACGATGCAGCTAATACCCCAGGTACGATTTCCGGTTATTACATATTAGTTAATGTGATATGCATGGTTTAA